One Alteromonas sp. KC3 DNA segment encodes these proteins:
- a CDS encoding diguanylate cyclase, with translation MLCLIFGLLSLPAHAVERDQAIIDLSQHKALTAGKYANFFQESSAPLTLQQAIEQFDSTPLKMGSGQSLSLGISVAPVWLKVRLLLPANEDPLYRISVETPWLDHIDAWLVHEGQILRHVRGGDALAYSDRPMQYRYFAFESSMPAGETVLYMRVETVGPMAIPLYISEAKLATQRDVSSGYQYGFLYGIMVALAIYNLIIYFSIRHREYGLYALYLLGFVANSLSYTGQLHTWITPDWGPYFQDWMDIFLMITYSIAGLHFARVLLNTRLYAPLLDKLTIGVTVVIPIGMLISAALNQLTIALLLAFILNSSFAVLFIVLGHQALKNDVPAARLFLMCSVTAATCICISTAAVWGLVPYNDFTFKLIELGVAFEAIFLAFLLAQRFRLAEIDKQIAERSARQDALTGLNNRTGFEHLVYPVWHQLVRRKRDLSLVLIDIDHFKNINDLYGHAIGDEVLRCVAALLEHGSRRGDIIARWGGEEFLLFLPDTNEAQANTHAKRLRVLIEDAVIDSGEANIQFTASFGVCGTKDGLLSETKLNDDALEHIINLADKALYDVKQSGRNSVQVASEVL, from the coding sequence TTGCTTTGTTTAATTTTCGGTTTACTGTCGCTACCTGCACATGCGGTTGAGCGAGACCAAGCTATTATCGATTTATCGCAACATAAAGCTCTTACAGCTGGCAAATACGCCAACTTTTTTCAAGAATCTTCCGCCCCCCTTACCTTACAACAAGCAATCGAACAGTTTGATTCTACGCCTTTGAAAATGGGAAGTGGCCAGTCATTGTCGCTAGGTATAAGCGTAGCGCCCGTGTGGCTAAAAGTGAGGCTATTGCTTCCCGCCAACGAAGACCCGTTATATCGCATAAGTGTAGAAACACCTTGGCTTGACCATATTGATGCGTGGCTTGTTCATGAAGGACAAATTCTTCGACACGTGCGCGGCGGCGATGCGTTGGCCTATTCAGATAGACCCATGCAATATCGTTACTTTGCCTTCGAGTCATCAATGCCAGCGGGAGAAACCGTACTTTACATGCGTGTTGAAACAGTAGGCCCCATGGCAATTCCCTTGTATATCTCAGAGGCGAAACTTGCTACTCAACGCGATGTATCGAGTGGTTATCAGTATGGTTTTTTGTACGGCATTATGGTTGCCCTCGCTATCTATAATTTAATTATTTATTTTAGTATTCGACATCGAGAGTACGGGCTTTACGCGTTATATCTTTTGGGTTTTGTGGCCAACAGTCTCTCTTATACCGGGCAGCTTCATACGTGGATTACCCCTGATTGGGGCCCTTATTTTCAAGATTGGATGGATATCTTCTTGATGATCACGTATTCAATTGCCGGGTTACATTTTGCGCGGGTGTTGTTAAATACGCGTCTTTACGCCCCGCTTCTAGACAAACTTACCATAGGCGTTACTGTCGTTATTCCCATTGGCATGCTTATAAGTGCAGCGTTAAATCAATTGACCATCGCGTTGCTGCTTGCTTTTATTCTTAACAGTAGTTTTGCCGTTCTGTTCATTGTGCTAGGTCATCAGGCGTTGAAAAACGATGTACCGGCAGCGCGCTTATTTCTTATGTGTTCAGTAACCGCAGCCACGTGTATCTGTATATCAACAGCGGCAGTATGGGGTTTAGTGCCTTATAACGATTTCACTTTCAAGCTCATAGAACTCGGTGTGGCTTTTGAGGCAATTTTCTTGGCGTTTTTGCTTGCCCAGCGTTTTAGATTAGCAGAAATAGACAAGCAAATTGCTGAGCGCAGTGCACGCCAAGACGCGCTTACGGGGCTGAATAACCGTACGGGGTTCGAGCATTTAGTTTACCCAGTGTGGCATCAACTTGTTCGCAGAAAAAGGGATTTATCCTTAGTACTGATAGACATTGATCACTTCAAAAATATCAATGATCTATACGGGCATGCGATAGGCGATGAAGTACTACGCTGCGTGGCAGCACTGCTTGAACATGGTAGCCGGCGTGGTGACATTATCGCGAGATGGGGAGGCGAAGAGTTTCTACTATTTCTTCCCGATACAAACGAAGCACAGGCTAATACGCATGCTAAAAGGCTGCGGGTTCTGATAGAAGACGCCGTTATTGATAGTGGCGAAGCGAACATACAATTCACCGCAAGTTTTGGAGTATGCGGCACGAAAGACGGCTTGTTAAGTGAAACAAAGTTAAACGATGATGCATTAGAACATATCATCAACCTTGCCGATAAAGCACTTTACGATGTTAAACAATCGGGAAGAAATAGTGTTCAAGTTGCAAGTGAAGTGCTTTAG
- a CDS encoding alpha/beta hydrolase-fold protein: MRYITFGIFLTILVSASKTNANESHDIYNSQSQSAFSNVSRHVIESHSLKGKRTIDVSLPVNYLETGSKVTYPLIVVLDGELLFHSVSGFAQFQAMNSQMPEAIVVGIQNAPDTRRDMTPKPINANGDPLWFGGKEDQYLSFIQHEVLPFLEENYRIANFKVLIGLSPSASFTLHSFWKQPHLFSGYIVINQADFKAVGYGKETIFDKVIESVRQQPEDKRYLYISMPEGGAARNPKIVDDYEKLERALSPYLPQKVSFKWELIDKQSYAAVLPAIMSGFELIFPAQRWDVNYRNFVAGENGATLRNIKAHFSELSEQYGFMALPKGERFYNRNRLKRIVYVLINEERYTEAEAIVQYWLSLYPHSGNAYDTLADLYLAKGEKDMALKHRKKALELARRNNDHRVMIFEEALNNLKSTKK; encoded by the coding sequence ATGCGCTATATTACGTTTGGGATTTTCCTTACCATCTTGGTTAGTGCCTCAAAAACTAACGCCAATGAGTCGCACGATATTTATAATTCACAAAGCCAAAGCGCATTTAGTAATGTATCTCGACATGTCATAGAGTCGCACAGTCTGAAGGGGAAGCGGACAATTGATGTTTCACTACCGGTCAATTATTTGGAAACTGGCTCTAAGGTTACATACCCGCTTATTGTTGTTCTAGATGGCGAATTGCTGTTTCACAGTGTTTCTGGATTTGCACAATTTCAAGCGATGAACAGTCAAATGCCAGAGGCGATTGTTGTGGGCATTCAAAATGCACCTGATACCAGAAGAGACATGACCCCTAAACCCATAAACGCTAACGGTGATCCTTTGTGGTTTGGTGGAAAAGAAGATCAATACCTATCGTTCATTCAACATGAGGTTCTCCCTTTTCTGGAAGAGAACTACCGAATAGCGAACTTCAAAGTGCTCATAGGACTGTCTCCTTCTGCAAGTTTTACCTTACATAGCTTCTGGAAACAGCCACATCTTTTTTCTGGTTACATAGTCATTAATCAAGCGGACTTTAAAGCGGTTGGTTACGGTAAAGAAACAATCTTTGACAAAGTAATAGAGTCGGTAAGGCAGCAGCCAGAAGACAAGCGATATCTATATATATCAATGCCGGAAGGTGGCGCGGCTCGTAACCCTAAGATTGTGGATGACTACGAAAAGCTAGAAAGAGCATTGTCGCCATATTTGCCCCAAAAGGTCTCGTTCAAATGGGAATTAATCGACAAGCAGTCCTATGCGGCGGTTTTGCCAGCAATAATGTCAGGGTTTGAACTTATCTTTCCTGCTCAGAGATGGGATGTTAACTATCGCAATTTTGTTGCTGGGGAAAATGGCGCCACGCTTCGTAATATTAAAGCTCACTTTTCTGAGTTGAGTGAGCAATATGGCTTTATGGCGCTTCCCAAGGGTGAAAGATTTTACAATCGAAATCGCTTAAAACGCATAGTGTACGTTTTAATAAATGAAGAACGCTACACTGAGGCTGAAGCCATTGTGCAGTATTGGCTGTCTTTGTATCCCCACTCTGGTAATGCTTATGACACACTTGCTGATTTGTATTTGGCCAAAGGCGAAAAGGATATGGCGCTAAAACATCGTAAGAAAGCGCTGGAATTAGCCCGAAGAAATAACGATCACAGAGTGATGATTTTTGAAGAGGCTTTGAACAACCTTAAATCTACAAAGAAATAA
- a CDS encoding GrpB family protein, which translates to MKRDPIDIIPYQEIWLKQFEQAKKDLSFALGTLAVCIEHIGSTAIQNMPSKDRIDIQIGVKEVSDEVCEVINAALQDFGFSSAYLSEDHLPPSESDENEWKKIYLQGVTHRWRFKANIHIRRVGAKNYKYALLFRDFLRNHPESATAYARLKQSLSKHTRFDRDAYCEIKDPVCDLIMINARIWEKSQSQA; encoded by the coding sequence ATGAAACGCGACCCTATTGATATCATTCCCTATCAGGAAATTTGGCTTAAACAATTTGAACAGGCAAAAAAAGATCTAAGCTTCGCCTTGGGCACACTAGCTGTTTGCATCGAGCATATTGGTTCTACCGCCATTCAAAATATGCCGTCCAAAGATCGCATTGATATTCAAATCGGCGTAAAAGAAGTTTCAGATGAGGTTTGCGAAGTAATCAACGCTGCCTTACAAGACTTTGGTTTCTCAAGCGCTTATCTAAGTGAAGATCACCTGCCGCCAAGCGAATCTGATGAAAATGAATGGAAAAAAATTTACTTACAGGGGGTAACTCATCGATGGCGCTTTAAAGCGAACATTCATATTCGAAGAGTAGGTGCTAAAAATTATAAATATGCGCTGTTATTCAGAGATTTTCTGAGAAATCATCCTGAATCGGCGACAGCCTATGCCAGATTGAAGCAGTCGTTATCTAAGCACACTAGATTTGATAGAGACGCTTACTGTGAAATCAAAGATCCAGTGTGTGACTTGATTATGATAAATGCACGGATTTGGGAAAAGTCCCAAAGCCAGGCTTAA
- a CDS encoding DUF6326 family protein, with protein MNNSINQKLQFSSLWVFVLFNTLFRDIHEFLRPGVIENMNLGLSNGVQVSEYTLFIAAFVLQMPLLMFVLPFFLRLRNYCKLSIFVGITTFAGIWFESPHDMDDWAFAAFKSLTIAFILYGNIKLLIRRED; from the coding sequence ATGAACAATTCAATTAATCAAAAACTGCAATTTTCATCGCTTTGGGTATTCGTTCTATTCAACACGCTTTTTCGAGACATCCACGAGTTTCTTCGACCAGGTGTAATCGAAAACATGAATTTAGGACTTTCCAATGGGGTGCAAGTATCTGAGTACACACTTTTTATCGCCGCTTTCGTACTGCAAATGCCGCTGCTGATGTTTGTATTGCCGTTTTTTCTAAGACTTAGAAATTACTGCAAGCTAAGTATTTTTGTTGGCATTACAACTTTTGCTGGAATTTGGTTTGAGTCTCCCCACGATATGGATGATTGGGCATTTGCCGCGTTCAAAAGTCTGACTATTGCGTTTATTCTTTATGGGAATATCAAATTATTAATTAGACGAGAAGATTGA
- a CDS encoding LysR family transcriptional regulator — protein MEWRDVSFDWNQIKTLLAVYESGSFSAASELLKQSQPTLSRQISALEEQLGILIFERSSRKLVITEGGRALIDMAVAMREAAFGISIKVSEQKKSSYGRVSISASIALCTYHLPGFVEQIREKFPELSVDVHASDGTADLIGNQANIAIRHVEPKDQDLVVRRAAGVSAGLFARADIAESYELCIADNKFADLPFVGYGNVDASLMYYANVGLQLSEQNIACTSNVGVFGFEAIKRGIGAGLMDNITASFWPELVEIPLPNGNFTVPTWLVTTRALYSTKRIKLVFDFFAELLIESKL, from the coding sequence ATGGAATGGAGAGATGTTTCATTTGATTGGAATCAAATTAAAACTCTTCTGGCTGTTTATGAGTCAGGCTCCTTTTCTGCCGCCTCCGAACTACTAAAGCAATCCCAACCAACGCTTAGCAGACAAATATCTGCACTGGAGGAACAACTAGGAATTCTGATCTTTGAAAGAAGCTCGCGCAAACTGGTGATTACAGAAGGCGGGCGTGCTTTAATTGACATGGCTGTGGCCATGCGTGAAGCAGCATTTGGAATATCTATTAAAGTGTCCGAACAGAAAAAGAGTTCTTATGGCAGAGTGAGCATTTCGGCTAGTATCGCTTTGTGTACCTACCATCTGCCGGGATTTGTTGAACAAATAAGAGAGAAATTTCCTGAACTTTCTGTAGATGTGCATGCGTCTGATGGCACTGCGGATTTGATAGGAAACCAAGCTAACATTGCTATTCGTCATGTAGAACCAAAAGACCAAGACCTAGTAGTTCGTCGCGCAGCTGGTGTGAGCGCAGGATTATTTGCGCGCGCCGATATTGCAGAGAGTTACGAACTCTGCATAGCAGACAACAAATTCGCTGATCTTCCATTTGTGGGATATGGCAACGTAGATGCCTCTTTAATGTATTATGCGAACGTTGGACTGCAACTGAGTGAACAGAATATCGCGTGCACCTCTAATGTTGGTGTTTTTGGATTTGAAGCGATCAAACGCGGTATTGGAGCTGGGCTAATGGATAACATAACAGCAAGCTTTTGGCCGGAGTTGGTTGAGATACCGCTTCCGAACGGAAACTTTACCGTGCCCACATGGTTGGTAACAACGCGCGCGCTCTACAGTACTAAACGAATAAAGCTTGTTTTCGATTTCTTTGCCGAACTTCTGATTGAATCAAAACTTTGA
- a CDS encoding class I SAM-dependent methyltransferase has translation MNTDGQTFWNKHAKSYAVKPIKDMHAYEKKLERTRHYLTSKSCVLELGCGSGMTALSHSEHAGYVIATDYSQQMIEIARRRVTEKQQTNIRFIQQDAVSACSIGSFDMVLALNLIHLLDNRGNLLEEIYKTVKPGGIFVSSTHCFADRTPYLIYFFNAISKIFRKIPYIHVFSASQWVDELTTAGFKILESWRSPSDKSMFIVCQKASM, from the coding sequence ATGAATACAGATGGACAGACGTTCTGGAATAAACACGCGAAAAGTTATGCTGTGAAACCTATAAAAGACATGCACGCCTATGAAAAAAAATTGGAACGAACACGTCATTATCTGACTTCCAAATCATGTGTACTAGAGCTCGGATGTGGTTCAGGAATGACAGCATTATCCCATTCGGAACATGCTGGCTATGTGATTGCGACTGACTACTCACAGCAAATGATTGAGATTGCACGACGAAGAGTAACTGAGAAGCAGCAGACCAACATTAGATTCATTCAACAGGATGCCGTTTCAGCATGTTCCATAGGATCTTTTGATATGGTGCTAGCACTTAATTTAATTCACCTCCTAGACAACCGTGGGAATTTGCTAGAGGAAATTTACAAAACAGTTAAACCTGGCGGTATTTTTGTTTCATCAACACATTGCTTTGCAGATAGAACTCCGTACCTAATATACTTTTTCAACGCAATTTCAAAAATATTCCGAAAAATACCTTACATTCATGTTTTTAGCGCTTCTCAATGGGTAGATGAGCTAACTACCGCTGGATTCAAAATACTTGAAAGTTGGCGCAGTCCGTCCGACAAAAGTATGTTCATCGTATGTCAAAAGGCGTCTATGTAG
- a CDS encoding GbsR/MarR family transcriptional regulator: protein MKMTPLITSAVMHFGEMGSRWGFNRTVGQILALIVLNEEPISAQEIADALNISRGNTSMGLKELQSWRLVKQHLVPGERKEFFVPAGDIWTLANRVFEERRKREIDPTMSLLRDLLLDTPANEKEANAQDKLNEIHDLLESITAWSEELQNLGPEKLNTLMKLGAGVGRMLELKDKLLPGKNSVN from the coding sequence ATGAAGATGACTCCGCTTATCACGTCTGCGGTTATGCACTTTGGGGAAATGGGTAGCCGATGGGGTTTTAATCGCACTGTTGGGCAAATATTGGCGCTTATTGTGCTGAATGAGGAGCCCATTTCAGCACAGGAAATTGCTGACGCACTGAATATTTCTCGTGGGAATACTAGTATGGGCCTCAAAGAATTGCAGTCGTGGCGCTTAGTAAAACAGCACCTGGTCCCCGGTGAACGCAAAGAATTCTTTGTTCCAGCCGGTGATATATGGACATTGGCTAATCGCGTTTTTGAAGAGCGAAGAAAACGAGAAATCGACCCTACTATGAGTTTGCTGCGCGACCTTCTTCTCGACACGCCAGCAAATGAAAAAGAAGCCAATGCGCAAGATAAACTGAACGAAATTCACGATTTACTCGAATCAATTACGGCATGGTCTGAAGAACTTCAGAATCTTGGGCCTGAAAAGCTAAATACGTTGATGAAGCTTGGCGCTGGTGTAGGCCGCATGCTTGAGCTTAAGGATAAGCTTCTTCCGGGGAAAAACAGCGTTAACTAA
- a CDS encoding cytochrome ubiquinol oxidase subunit I translates to MDAFLLSRLQFALNISFHILFPTITMAMGWFLFYFKMRSNLSGHPVWMRMYRFWVRVFALSFALGVVSGVTMSFQFGTNWPGFMEKVGNVAGPLLGYEVLTAFFLEATFLGIMLFGIRRVPNWLHTASTLIVAIGTTTSAFWILALNSWMQTPQGYEVIDGVVYATNWKEIIFNPSFPYRFVHMMLASGLTASFLIAGLSAYRMLKGDNKLAPKLALKTATYTAAVLIPLQIFAGDMHGLNTLEHQPQKVAAMEGLWETTEGAPLLLFAIPDENAKENHFEVPIPYGASLILTHELKGKIKGLNEFEGEHPPVAPVFFGFRVMVGMGMLMLLVSWVGSVYLLRNKPLPTWLKRTFAGMAFSGWVATLAGWYVTEIGRQPYLVSGVLKTSDAVTQLPPSNIALSFTLYVVIYSVLLVAYMGTLMLMCRRAVEIEEITTEEREIAKAKMQPTNPDPATV, encoded by the coding sequence GTGGATGCATTCTTGCTGTCTCGATTACAATTTGCGTTAAATATTAGTTTTCATATTCTCTTCCCAACCATCACTATGGCGATGGGATGGTTTTTGTTTTATTTCAAAATGCGCTCTAACCTGTCTGGTCATCCCGTTTGGATGCGCATGTACCGATTTTGGGTCCGTGTGTTCGCATTAAGTTTCGCCCTAGGTGTTGTAAGTGGCGTAACCATGTCATTTCAATTTGGCACTAACTGGCCGGGATTTATGGAAAAAGTGGGCAATGTGGCAGGTCCATTACTTGGCTACGAAGTACTTACCGCCTTTTTCTTGGAAGCGACCTTTCTCGGTATTATGCTTTTTGGTATTCGCCGCGTGCCTAATTGGCTGCATACCGCTTCAACATTGATTGTTGCTATTGGTACGACAACGTCAGCGTTTTGGATATTGGCACTGAATAGTTGGATGCAAACGCCGCAGGGCTATGAGGTCATCGACGGCGTGGTGTATGCCACCAATTGGAAAGAGATTATTTTCAACCCTTCATTTCCTTACCGCTTTGTACACATGATGCTGGCATCAGGCCTTACCGCTAGCTTCTTAATTGCGGGGCTTTCAGCCTACAGAATGCTTAAGGGCGATAATAAGCTAGCGCCAAAACTAGCACTCAAAACGGCCACTTATACTGCTGCTGTGCTTATTCCTTTGCAAATATTTGCAGGTGATATGCATGGTTTAAATACCCTTGAACACCAGCCTCAGAAAGTCGCAGCGATGGAAGGCTTATGGGAAACAACTGAAGGCGCGCCTTTGCTTTTGTTTGCCATTCCCGATGAGAATGCGAAGGAGAACCACTTTGAAGTGCCTATTCCTTATGGAGCAAGCTTAATACTGACTCACGAACTAAAAGGCAAGATAAAAGGCTTAAACGAATTTGAAGGAGAGCATCCTCCCGTTGCGCCTGTATTCTTCGGCTTTCGCGTTATGGTCGGTATGGGCATGCTGATGTTACTTGTTTCATGGGTTGGTAGTGTTTACTTACTACGCAATAAGCCGCTCCCCACTTGGCTTAAGCGCACTTTTGCGGGTATGGCATTTAGCGGATGGGTTGCCACACTTGCGGGTTGGTATGTCACTGAAATAGGTCGTCAGCCTTACCTTGTCAGTGGCGTCTTAAAAACAAGTGATGCCGTTACGCAGTTGCCACCCAGCAACATTGCGCTGTCATTTACCCTATATGTGGTTATTTATTCGGTATTGCTCGTGGCGTACATGGGAACCTTAATGCTGATGTGTCGACGTGCGGTAGAGATTGAAGAGATCACGACTGAAGAGCGTGAAATCGCAAAAGCGAAAATGCAACCTACGAACCCAGACCCAGCAACGGTATAA
- a CDS encoding cytochrome d ubiquinol oxidase subunit II — protein MFENVSAEMLGNIYIGLLGLSVLLYAILDGYDLGVGVLIPPRTESFRDDMIASIGPYWDANETWLVLAIGLLLIAFPEAHSEVLQTLYLPATFMLLGLILRGVSFDFRAKVVQVKKRKWDMAFKYGSLLTTLAQGYMLGIYVTGLRTDIWAQGFALLAAFGVTAAYAFIGACWLILKSEGELQQKAYYWARKGLYVLAAGIVAVSIANLTLHDDVRELWLSAPWGYVLFAIPTACFALLILCGILLKRLPESNGKGEWLPFFIALLVFLLCFAAFGISYYPFIIPGHMTISYALSDASSLRFLLVGVVIVVPVILAYTAMVYKIFSGKSEKLSYY, from the coding sequence ATGTTTGAGAATGTATCGGCAGAAATGCTAGGCAATATTTACATAGGCTTACTGGGTTTATCGGTATTACTTTATGCCATTTTAGACGGTTACGACTTAGGGGTAGGCGTATTAATTCCCCCGAGAACGGAATCGTTTCGCGACGATATGATTGCGTCAATTGGCCCTTATTGGGACGCCAATGAAACCTGGTTGGTTTTAGCTATTGGTCTTTTACTTATCGCTTTTCCTGAAGCCCACAGTGAGGTGCTACAAACACTGTATTTACCTGCAACATTTATGTTGTTAGGTCTTATTTTACGAGGTGTCTCATTCGATTTTCGCGCTAAGGTTGTACAAGTGAAAAAACGAAAGTGGGACATGGCGTTTAAATACGGTTCATTACTTACCACCCTAGCCCAAGGCTATATGCTTGGTATCTATGTGACAGGGCTTCGTACAGACATATGGGCACAGGGTTTTGCGCTGCTTGCGGCCTTTGGTGTTACCGCGGCTTACGCCTTCATTGGCGCCTGCTGGTTAATTCTTAAATCAGAAGGTGAGTTGCAGCAGAAAGCCTATTACTGGGCACGCAAAGGGTTATATGTTCTTGCTGCCGGTATAGTGGCCGTAAGTATTGCAAATTTAACTCTACACGACGATGTTAGAGAATTGTGGTTATCTGCTCCTTGGGGGTATGTACTATTTGCCATACCGACGGCGTGCTTTGCGCTGCTGATATTGTGCGGCATACTGCTTAAAAGGCTCCCTGAATCTAACGGCAAAGGTGAATGGCTACCCTTCTTTATCGCGCTTTTAGTGTTTTTGCTCTGTTTTGCAGCATTTGGAATCAGTTATTACCCATTTATTATCCCTGGGCATATGACCATCTCCTATGCTCTAAGTGATGCGAGTTCGTTGCGTTTCTTGTTGGTGGGGGTGGTCATAGTTGTTCCTGTGATACTGGCGTATACCGCAATGGTATACAAAATATTTTCGGGTAAATCTGAAAAGCTCTCTTATTACTAG
- a CDS encoding methyl-accepting chemotaxis protein produces MFNTIKQRILLGYALVITVAVLAAFVLTKNNNRVETLVDTYVSQTLPSLSAINEIQSGSKELVLIAYSLYGTTLDTTQFDKRKKQIVNGVSAQFSALSSAGASGAQQQFEKLTKAISALQATMSASSVSWDTARDNLADITQASSALNSQMSEVRKAVEQAANTRTMAISSELNTSEWIIVALVVLLLIVTIVGYALSKLHIANPIEAMAAKLNELANSRRLATHLPQQQLAELDAITRSVQGLLNVFLKGMQDLQVAVNNLNHSSTALNDATGHSASAISSFQGDIKQLVSVMDTLSGEMEQSLHLSKQAANEAQISAEQVAQGRDDVEATAKAITDLTQDIDKTASTLDRLQNDGKNVSSVVSTIAEIADQTNLLALNAAIEAARAGESGRGFAVVADEVRTLASRTHQSTVEINTMLETIVESIKASVRTMTSNKDKAHNALAMANDLVATLESGRQSILSLVKVSNDASDLVQHAREQVTLAREGVLDFQMLGDNVKAANNHVNTEARSLAGLATELQSNVNTFKLT; encoded by the coding sequence ATGTTTAACACCATAAAGCAGAGAATTTTACTGGGGTACGCCCTAGTTATAACGGTGGCAGTATTAGCGGCGTTTGTGCTTACAAAAAACAATAATCGCGTTGAGACATTGGTTGATACTTATGTTTCACAAACGCTTCCTTCACTTAGCGCGATAAACGAAATACAAAGCGGCAGCAAAGAACTCGTCTTAATTGCTTACTCTTTATATGGCACCACGTTAGACACCACGCAGTTTGACAAGCGCAAGAAGCAAATCGTGAATGGGGTTTCAGCGCAATTTTCAGCTCTATCGAGTGCCGGGGCAAGCGGTGCACAGCAACAGTTCGAAAAGCTCACTAAAGCGATATCAGCACTTCAGGCTACCATGTCTGCATCGTCAGTAAGCTGGGACACCGCTCGTGACAATTTGGCCGATATAACACAGGCATCGAGTGCCCTTAATTCTCAAATGAGTGAGGTGAGAAAGGCCGTAGAGCAAGCCGCTAATACGCGAACCATGGCAATCTCATCTGAACTCAATACCAGTGAGTGGATCATTGTTGCTCTTGTTGTCTTATTACTGATAGTGACAATTGTTGGCTACGCGCTGTCTAAATTGCACATTGCCAACCCCATTGAAGCAATGGCAGCAAAGCTTAACGAACTAGCTAACTCACGTCGCCTAGCAACCCACTTACCACAACAGCAGCTAGCTGAACTTGATGCCATCACGCGAAGTGTACAGGGTTTGTTAAATGTATTTTTGAAAGGGATGCAGGATCTGCAAGTTGCAGTGAACAACCTGAACCATTCGTCGACTGCACTTAATGATGCTACAGGTCATTCTGCAAGCGCAATTAGCAGTTTTCAGGGAGACATTAAACAGCTCGTGAGTGTCATGGATACGTTATCCGGTGAGATGGAGCAAAGCTTACACCTTTCAAAGCAAGCCGCTAATGAAGCGCAAATTAGTGCAGAGCAAGTTGCGCAAGGGCGCGATGATGTAGAAGCTACTGCTAAAGCCATAACTGACCTTACGCAGGATATCGACAAAACCGCGTCAACATTAGACCGACTGCAAAACGATGGCAAGAATGTCTCTAGTGTAGTGTCCACAATTGCTGAAATTGCCGATCAAACCAATTTATTGGCTCTTAATGCCGCTATTGAAGCTGCGCGCGCGGGTGAGTCTGGACGCGGATTTGCAGTCGTAGCCGATGAAGTAAGAACACTTGCCTCTCGCACCCATCAATCGACAGTGGAAATAAATACCATGCTTGAGACGATAGTGGAGTCGATTAAAGCATCGGTTAGAACCATGACATCAAATAAAGATAAGGCACATAATGCACTTGCTATGGCTAACGATTTGGTTGCCACTTTAGAGAGCGGACGACAAAGTATTTTATCATTGGTTAAAGTGAGTAATGATGCCTCAGATTTAGTTCAGCACGCTAGAGAGCAGGTGACGCTGGCACGGGAAGGCGTGCTTGATTTTCAAATGCTAGGTGACAACGTAAAGGCTGCCAACAATCATGTAAATACAGAAGCGCGAAGTTTGGCAGGGTTAGCGACCGAGCTACAATCGAATGTGAATACGTTCAAACTAACGTAA
- a CDS encoding Lrp/AsnC family transcriptional regulator — translation MKNNVLDNTDRAILSLLQQNAETPVADIAEKVGLTVTPCWRRIQKLEEKGIISRRVALLQARLLGLTMTVFVQVKAGKHDGKWLAAFAKHAASFDEVVECYRMSGEYDYLLKVLVTDMDCFDHFYKRLVNGVEFSDVTSSFAMEQIKYTTAVPLNHL, via the coding sequence GTGAAGAATAATGTACTTGATAATACTGATCGCGCCATTTTATCGCTGCTTCAGCAAAATGCTGAAACACCAGTAGCTGACATCGCCGAGAAGGTAGGACTCACCGTAACACCCTGCTGGCGACGTATTCAAAAGTTAGAAGAGAAAGGCATTATTTCTCGTCGTGTTGCTTTGCTCCAAGCGCGCTTGTTAGGACTTACCATGACGGTATTCGTGCAGGTTAAAGCCGGCAAACACGACGGTAAATGGTTAGCTGCATTTGCCAAGCATGCTGCCTCATTTGATGAAGTTGTTGAATGTTATCGCATGTCTGGAGAATATGATTATTTACTAAAAGTTCTCGTGACAGACATGGACTGTTTCGACCATTTCTATAAGCGTTTAGTAAATGGTGTTGAATTTTCCGACGTTACTTCAAGCTTTGCCATGGAGCAAATAAAATACACAACAGCCGTGCCTCTCAATCACCTTTAA